The following proteins are encoded in a genomic region of Phycodurus eques isolate BA_2022a chromosome 11, UOR_Pequ_1.1, whole genome shotgun sequence:
- the LOC133410114 gene encoding serine/threonine-protein kinase ICK-like, which produces MNRYSTLKQLGDGTYGSVILGRNLESGELVAIKKMKRKFYSWEECMNLREVKSLKKLNHANVIKLKEVIRENDHLYFIFEYMKENLYQLMKDRTRLFPESAVRNIMFQILQGLAFIHKHGFFHRDMKPENLLCMGPELVKIADFGLAREIRSRPPYTDYVSTRWYRAPEVLLRSISYSSPIDQWAVGCIMAELYTLRPLFPGSSEVDTIFKICQVLGTPKKNDWSEGFQLASAMYFRWPQCVPSNLKTLIPNASPEAIHLMTDLLQWDPKKRPTSAQALRYSYFHVGQALGTPQQILEQGRPQPHPLPPQPQLLQSQQTPQQQPLHLRPVPPSQPPPPHNQHCTPSRPVQQLKQSSPVPAPPAGYQCHVELVREQQHKHLLKQETREGTPQTHLPYIPEKSKMRQESDNANLLSSQMKAKGGRRRWGHGTGHLKGDEWDDYEDASLTPSSVLGKSKADEPFRRYSDILDFSRPNGKEEAPLNLNKASGYQEASRTASAKQHYLRQSRYLPGISSTKKGVAINANKDMHGSHLWGNSSIPFGGTLPSRGLHGTNTIPGGCMPTFYTKDVSSVGHRGHRGPSLESTASNYATWRAGRSERNASTNMANKSPPCLLPRAPVQTIHGRIDWSAKYGHR; this is translated from the exons ATGAACAGATACAGCACCCTCAAACAGCTTGGGGATGGCACATATGGCTCTGTCATCCTCGGACGCAACCTGGAGTCGGGAGAGCTTGTGGCCATTAAGAA aatgaaAAGAAAGTTCTACTCATGGGAAGAATGCATGAACCTCCGTGAAGTTAAG TCTTTAAAGAAGCTCAACCATGCAAATGTGATCAAGCTGAAGGAAGTCATCAGAGAAAATGACCACTTGTACTTTATCTTTGAGTACATGAAGGAAAATCTGTATCAGCTAATGAAAGACAG AACTCGGTTGTTCCCAGAATCAGCTGTTAGAAATATCATGTTTCAGATCCTCCAGGGGCTTGCATTCATTCATAAACATG GGTTTTTCCACAGAGACATGAAGCCTGAGAATCTTTTGTGCATGGGCCCAGAGTTGGTGAAGATAGCTGACTTTGGCCTCGCCCGTGAGATAAGATCTCGACCACCGTACACGGACTATGTGTCAACAAGATG GTACCGAGCACCAGAGGTCCTCCTCAGATCCATATCCTACAGTTCCCCCATAGACCAGTGGGCGGTGGGGTGCATCATGGCAGAGCTTTACACACTCAGGCCTTTATTCCCCGGCTCCAGCGAGGTGGACACCATATTCAAGATTTGCCAAGTTTTGGGTACACCAAAGAAG AATGATTGGTCGGAGGGATTCCAGCTGGCCAGTGCCATGTATTTCCGTTGGCCTCAGTGTGTTCCCAGTAATCTGAAGACACTGATCCCTAACGCCAGTCCTGAAGCCATCCACCTGATGACTGACCTGCTCCAATgggacccaaaaaaaagaccaacTTCTGCACAG GCTCTCAGGTACTCGTACTTCCACGTGGGCCAGGCTTTGGGGACCCCTCAGCAGATTCTGGAGCAGGGCAGACCTCAGCCTCATCCGTTGCCTCCGCAACCACAATTATTACAATCCCAACAGACTCCACAGCAGCAACCCTTACATCTGAGGCCTGTGCCCCCGTCTCAGCCACCGCCACCGCACAACCAACACTGCACCCCCTCCAGGCCTGTGCAGCAGCTCAAGCAGTCCTCCCCTGTCCCAGCTCCGCCGGCAGGATACCAATGCCACGTGGAGCTGGTTCGAGAGCAGCAACATAAGCACCTTCTCAAGCAGGAAACCAGAGAAGGAACACCACAGACTCATCTACCTTACATTCCTGAGAAGAGCAAG ATGAGGCAGGAAAGTGACAATGCTAACCTGCTGAGCTCTCAGATGAAAGCGAAGGGAGGGCGTCGCCGCTGGGGTCACGGCACAGGACACCTTAAAGGGGATGAGTGGGACGACTATGAAGATGCTTCACTGACGCCATCAAGTGTTCTTGGCAAAAGCAAGGCAGATGAGCCATTTAGAAG ATATAGTGACATTCTGGACTTCAGTCGACCTAATGGCAAAGAAGAAGCACCTTTAAACCTAAACAAGGCATCAGGCTACCAGGAAGCGTCGAGGACTGCGTCTGCCAAACAACACTACCTGAGGCAGTCTCGATATTTACCAG GTATCAGCAGCACAAAGAAAGGTGTGGCCATAAACGCAAATAAAGACATGCACGGGAGCCATCTTTGGGGCAACAGCAGTATTCCATTTGGCGGTACACTACCAAGCAGAGGTCTTCACG gCACAAATACAATCCCTGGAGGGTGCATGCCAACATTTTACACAAAAGATGTCAGCTCTGTTGGTCACAGAGGTCACCGGGGTCCTTCTTTGGAATCAACAGCATCAA ATTATGCAACGTGGCGGGCCGGTCGGAGCGAGAGGAATGCCTCCACCAACATGGCCAACAAAAGCCCCCCTTGTCTGTTGCCACGTGCACCAGTACAGACCATCCACGGGCGAatagactggtctgccaaataTGGACACCGCTAG
- the fbxo9 gene encoding F-box only protein 9 isoform X1, translated as MQRRTFVKRHAHTKSDFLGQVVMAEENVDIGGTLEEEDDRSDEPNLELQLNAFRSKWMSELKPSCDTRLLRAMGQRRTQEIARQEKAVELYLRAVQEEQNGAFYEAIKFYRMAMQLVPDIESKINYSHPDAAQAEGNYREEKDADGEIEDLVAYFEQQLTLGTSFTKICSPELEKSQVHISALPREILMYIFRWVVSKDLDMRALEQLSLVSRGFYICARDTEIWRSACQRVWGRNSTKLGHFLSWREMFLQRPRVRFDGVYISRTSYIRQGEQSLDGFYRPWHHVDFYRYLRFFPDGSVLMLTTPEEPLAIAPRLRTQNVRLDAVKFGHFRLSQETDNQTKVYAVVRKRKEEKSSEMQKSRFCRRNPAPEAEQTFHVGLLLSSGGRQSFNKLAWIHHSCHITYKLTGETVISAFDLNKMYTPFIFGRVKSYTAFSNQPL; from the exons ATGCAACGCCGAACGTTTGTGAagagacacgcgcacacaaaaagCGACTTTCTTGGCCAAGTTGTCATG GCTGAAGAAAATGTGGACATTGGTGGTACGCTCGAGGAGGAAGATGATCGTTCTGATGAACCAAATCTTGAG CTGCAGCTTAATGCTTTCCGATCTAAGTGGATGTCAGAACTCAAACCGAGCTGCGACACAAGGCTGCTGCGAGCCATGGGTCAGAGGAGGACACAAGAAATTGCTCGGCAGGAAAAG GCTGTAGAGCTGTACTTGAGAGCTGTTCAGGAAGAGCAGAATGGAGCATTCTATGAAG CTATCAAGTTCTATCGCATGGCTATGCAGCTTGTGCCTGATATCGAATCAAAAATCAACTACAGCCACCCTGATGCTGCTCAAGCTGAGGGAAACTA CAGGGAGGAAAAGGATGCTGACGGCGAGATTGAGGATCTGGTTGCCTACTTTGAGCAGCAGCTCACTCTCGGAACTTCCTTTACCAAGATTTGCTCCCCTGAGTTGGAAAAGTCTCAGGTGCATATATCAG CCTTGCCACGGGAGATCCTCATGTACATTTTCCGTTGGGTCGTGTCGAAAGACCTGGACATGCGAGCCCTGGAGCAGCTTTCGTTGGTTTCCCGCGGCTTTTACATTTGTGCAAG GGACACTGAGATTTGGCGTTCAGCCTGTCAAAGAGTGTGGGGACGCAACAGCACCAAGCTCGGACACTTCCTGTCCTGGAGAGAGATGTTCCTGCAGAGGCCCCGTGTCCGTTTCGATG GCGTCTACATCAGCAGGACGTCGTACATTCGTCAAGGAGAGCAATCTCTGGATGGCTTCTACCGGCCTTGGCACCATGTCGACTTCTACAG gtACCTGCGCTTCTTCCCTGATGGCAGCGTGCTCATGCTCACCACACCTGAGGAGCCTCTCGCTATTGCCCCTCGCTTACGCACTCAAAACGTCAG ATTGGATGCTGTCAAGTTCGGCCACTTCCGTCTGTCCCAGGAGACCGACAATCAAACCAAAGTTTATGCTGTTGTCCGCAAGAGAAAGGAGGAG AAATCGTCAGAGATGCAAAAGAGTCGGTTCTGCAGGCGGAACCCTGCCCCTGAGGCTGAGCAAACCTTCCACGTGGGACTCCTTCTGTCCTCTGGGGGGCGTCAGAGTTTCAATAAGCTGGCATGGATACACCACTCCTGCCACATCACTTACAA GCTGACTGGGGAAACTGTTATCAGCGCATTTGACCTGAACAAGATGTACACGCCCTTCATATTCGGACGTGTCAAGAGTTACACGGCATTCTCAAATCAGCCCCTCTAA
- the fbxo9 gene encoding F-box only protein 9 isoform X2, with protein MQRRTFVKRHAHTKSDFLGQVVMAEENVDIGGTLEEEDDRSDEPNLELQLNAFRSKWMSELKPSCDTRLLRAMGQRRTQEIARQEKAVELYLRAVQEEQNGAFYEAIKFYRMAMQLVPDIESKINYSHPDAAQAEGNYREEKDADGEIEDLVAYFEQQLTLGTSFTKICSPELEKSQVHISGTLRFGVQPVKECGDATAPSSDTSCPGERCSCRGPVSVSMASTSAGRRTFVKESNLWMASTGLGTMSTSTGTCASSLMAACSCSPHLRSLSLLPLAYALKTSDWMLSSSATSVCPRRPTIKPKFMLLSARERRRNRQRCKRVGSAGGTLPLRLSKPSTWDSFCPLGGVRVSISWHGYTTPATSLTS; from the exons ATGCAACGCCGAACGTTTGTGAagagacacgcgcacacaaaaagCGACTTTCTTGGCCAAGTTGTCATG GCTGAAGAAAATGTGGACATTGGTGGTACGCTCGAGGAGGAAGATGATCGTTCTGATGAACCAAATCTTGAG CTGCAGCTTAATGCTTTCCGATCTAAGTGGATGTCAGAACTCAAACCGAGCTGCGACACAAGGCTGCTGCGAGCCATGGGTCAGAGGAGGACACAAGAAATTGCTCGGCAGGAAAAG GCTGTAGAGCTGTACTTGAGAGCTGTTCAGGAAGAGCAGAATGGAGCATTCTATGAAG CTATCAAGTTCTATCGCATGGCTATGCAGCTTGTGCCTGATATCGAATCAAAAATCAACTACAGCCACCCTGATGCTGCTCAAGCTGAGGGAAACTA CAGGGAGGAAAAGGATGCTGACGGCGAGATTGAGGATCTGGTTGCCTACTTTGAGCAGCAGCTCACTCTCGGAACTTCCTTTACCAAGATTTGCTCCCCTGAGTTGGAAAAGTCTCAGGTGCATATATCAG GGACACTGAGATTTGGCGTTCAGCCTGTCAAAGAGTGTGGGGACGCAACAGCACCAAGCTCGGACACTTCCTGTCCTGGAGAGAGATGTTCCTGCAGAGGCCCCGTGTCCGTTTCGATG GCGTCTACATCAGCAGGACGTCGTACATTCGTCAAGGAGAGCAATCTCTGGATGGCTTCTACCGGCCTTGGCACCATGTCGACTTCTACAG gtACCTGCGCTTCTTCCCTGATGGCAGCGTGCTCATGCTCACCACACCTGAGGAGCCTCTCGCTATTGCCCCTCGCTTACGCACTCAAAACGTCAG ATTGGATGCTGTCAAGTTCGGCCACTTCCGTCTGTCCCAGGAGACCGACAATCAAACCAAAGTTTATGCTGTTGTCCGCAAGAGAAAGGAGGAG AAATCGTCAGAGATGCAAAAGAGTCGGTTCTGCAGGCGGAACCCTGCCCCTGAGGCTGAGCAAACCTTCCACGTGGGACTCCTTCTGTCCTCTGGGGGGCGTCAGAGTTTCAATAAGCTGGCATGGATACACCACTCCTGCCACATCACTTACAA GCTGA
- the elovl5 gene encoding elongation of very long chain fatty acids protein 5 yields MESLDHRFNTFLESWLGPRDQRVRGWLLLDSYSLTLALTLVYLALVWMGPKYMRHRQAYSCKGLLVLYNVGLTLLSLFMFYQLVSPLRNGSYDFYCQDSHSAPEVDNKVMNILWWYYFSKFIEFMDTFFFILRKNNHQITFLHVYHHASMLNIWWFVMNWLPSGHSYFGPCLNSFVHVVMYSYYGLSAIPAVRPYLWWKKYITQLQLIQFVLTVLQTLCAIIWPCGFPLGWLYFQITYMLTLIVFFSNFYIQTYKKHKQELKNGRASLSTNGHSKGTMPHKTKTN; encoded by the exons ATGGAGTCCTTGGATCACAGATTCAATACCTTCTTGGAGTCATGGTTGGGTCCCAGAG ATCAGCGGGTGCGGGGTTGGCTGCTGCTCGACAGCTACTCACTGACCCTGGCCCTCACCTTGGTGTACCTTGCGCTGGTGTGGATGGGGCCCAAGTACATGAGACACAGGCAGGCGTACTCCTGCAAAGGCCTCCTCGTGTTGTACAACGTGGGCCTGACACTCCTTTCGCTTTTCATGTTCTACCAG CTTGTTTCTCCTCTGCGGAACGGCAGCTATGACTTCTATTGCCAGGACTCACATAGCGCACCGGAAGTAGATAATAAG GTCATGAATATCCTGTGGTGGTATTACTTCTCCAAGTTCATTGAGTTCATGGACACCTTTTTCTTCATTCTGCGAAAGAACAACCATCAGATCACCTTTCTTCACGTCTACCACCACGCCAGCATGCTGAACATCTGGTGGTTTGTCATGAACTGGCTCCCTTCTGGTCACT CGTACTTCGGGCCTTGCCTCAACAGTTTCGTCCACGTGGTCATGTACTCGTACTACGGCCTGTCAGCCATCCCCGCCGTCCGACCGTACCTCTGGTGGAAGAAGTACATCACACAGCTGCAGCTG ATCCAGTTCGTCCTAACAGTGTTGCAGACTCTGTGTGCCATCATCTGGCCGTGTGGTTTTCCCTTGGGATGGCTCTACTTCCAAATAACATACATGCTCACCCTCATTGTCTTCTTCTCCAACTTCTACATTCAG ACGTACAAGAAGCACAAGCAGGAGCTCAAGAACGGCCGCGCTTCCCTGTCCACCAATGGTCACTCAAAAGGGACCATGCcgcacaaaacaaagacaaactga